One genomic segment of Leishmania braziliensis MHOM/BR/75/M2904 complete genome, chromosome 7 includes these proteins:
- a CDS encoding putative proteasome regulatory non-ATP-ase subunit, with product MVEACFLCLDSTEYMRNGDQYPTRMMAEQDAACLLANAKLQANAENTLGFLTTGGNACTVYETLTNNVDAIMTSIGSIPVNGKSCNFSSGLQIASLALSHRTNSRAEKRIVAFVGSPIRETEAALDALAKKLRKDDVAVDVVAFGVEANVELLQAFVRKVCKKENSRFLAVAARENLTDKLMSNAILLGEDLPERAEGGDAVMSGFGVDPNMDPELAMALRLSMEDEMQRQAAAAAAASSAAHESAPTSGDVDIPAAPAAPAPVPAADEDEQDYEGMSEEEMMRRAIALSLQEATQGSSDTASPQPPSTSEAHKDEEEKEDDFAKSVQDALEEDEEKHS from the coding sequence ATGGTCGAGGCGTGCTTCCTGTGCCTGGACTCCACGGAGTACATGCGCAATGGGGATCAGTACCCTACTCGCATGATGGCGGAACAGGACGCTGCCTGCCTGCTGGCGAATGCGAAACTGCAAGCGAACGCAGAAAACACGCTTGGCTTCCTTACTACCGGAGGTAACGCATGTACAGTGTACGAAACTCTCACGAACAACGTGGACGCTATCATGACTTCCATCGGTAGTATTCCCGTCAATGGTAAGAGCTGCAACTTCAGCTCTGGCCTGCAGATCGCGTCGTTGGCACTCAGTCACCGCACCAACTCCCGTGCCGAGAAGCGCATTGTTGCCTTCGTTGGCAGCCCAATTAGAGAGacagaggcggcgctggatgCGCTGGCGAAAAAACTACGCAAGGATGACGTCGCTGTGGATGTGGTGGCCTTCGGCGTGGAGGCGAACGTGGAGTTGCTGCAGGCCTTTGTGAGGAAGGTCTGCAAGAAGGAGAACTCACGCTTCCTGGCGGTGGCCGCGCGCGAGAACCTGACTGACAAGCTGATGAGCAACGCCATTCTCCTCGGCGAGGACCTTCCCGAGAGAGCGGAGGGCGGTGACGCCGTTATGAGCGGCTTTGGTGTGGACCCCAACATGGATCCGGAGCTAGCCATggctctccgtctctccatGGAGGACGAGATGCAGCGCcaggctgcggctgctgcggctgcctcaTCTGCGGCTCACGAAAGTGCACCGACCTCCGGTGACGTTGACATTCCCGCTGCTCCGGCAGCCCCAGCACCCGTGCCGGCGGCGGACGAGGATGAGCAGGACTACGAGGGCAtgtcggaggaggagatgatgCGGCGGGCCATCGCCCTctcgctgcaggaggccaCGCAGGGTTCGTCGGAcacagcgtcgccgcagccgccCAGCACCTCCGAAGCGCacaaggacgaggaggagaaggaggatgACTTTGCGAAAAGCGTCCAGGACGCTTtggaggaagacgaagagaaGCACTCGTGA
- a CDS encoding putative lipoyltransferase — MEHGGSWRGLVVRLMWWHHTPHSKTTRQRASPFPHACWLSSSSLFRSRLFFRAAPTSRKNKARHRGGVLTTRVMPKQVISCSKHARQEKRHGAVRRTAGVPMASAPSPLTERVRAGTPAHHRHASFFGLQAIGLFRPLNLHDICASVSCLAHSLTSSLPLSLFPFPSFDAGATRTQAQGQTHLWTACSCANMWQTLRQRYRLQPTSLAAFLESNCTVSKSPTAALHRNSSLVVAETNSLCIFENLVAEESLARGLSLDKTQRLLLFYVNRPCVVVGRNQNLFQEVALRRAAADGVSVARRASGGGAVFHDEGNLCLCFITHRTRYAPEKTIQLIRLGLCVNYAIDPARLTTTRRHDLFLDGKKITGSAMRVQREIAYHHCTLLVDTPLASLGRYLHPEGEYVAFKTSSVGSVRSPVTTLAESVHIASGQGAMASLKRNMAEFFLTEGDRVLEAAAPWELDVRELRQSFATARHCCADTPLFSLDVVGAVAADMSFIEGEGRRAASGDLATLGEAVHKAASKDWAYAMPAFTSTVLLSSGELQRRLQALSVWPDVVRLSSLAEEQLLAALQQCVFADLVGCGEVVAETEVGLHLLTTVEHRLVTSVTVRRAPSTDAATRAVAPLGGYSGGWVERYLSALLVGHACDAAVEGLESLGDITAVVQGLLHETGSLCPELPDVARDAALLMVARVLLNVWRDKNVFDLSR; from the coding sequence ATGGAGCATGGAGGCTCATGGAGAGGTCTTGTGGTGCGTTTGATGTGGTGGCATCACACACCTCACTCGAAAACTACTCGCCAGCGAGCCTCTCCTTTCCCGCATGCGTGTtggctctcttcctcttctctcttccggTCTCGGCTCTTCTTCAGGGCAGCGCCAACCAGCCGCAAAAACAAAGCGaggcacagaggaggagtacTCACGACACGAGTAATGCCGAAGCAGGTCATTTCATGCAGCAAACATGCCCGGCAGGAGAAACGCCATGGCGCTGTCCGCCGGACTGCAGGTGTGCCTATGGCgagcgccccctcccccctcactgAGCGCGTGCGTGCCGGCACGCCtgcgcaccatcgccacGCGTCCTTTTTTGGTTTGCAGGCGATTGGGCTCTTTCGTCCTCTCAACCTTCACGACATTTGCGCCTCCGTCTCCTGCCTCGCACActccctcacctcctccctccctctttctctcttccccttcccttccttcgacgccggcgccacgcgcacacaggcacagggaCAGACACACCTATGGACAGCGTGCTCGTGTGCAAACATGTGGCAGACTCTGCGGCAGCGATATCGTCTTCAGCCCACATCCCTCGCAGCCTTCCTGGAGTCCAACTGCACGGTGTCGAAGTCTCCGACGGCGGCGCTACACCGCAACTCgagcctcgtcgtcgccgaaACCAACAGCCTCTGCATCTTCGAAAACCTCGTCGCAGAGGAATCACTCGCTCGTGGTCTTTCCCTCGACAagacgcagcggctgctcctcttctacGTGAACCGCCCCTGCGTCGTGGTGGGCCGCAACCAGAACCTCTTccaggaggtggcgctgcggcgggcgGCTGCCGACGGCGTTTCCGTCGCTCGCCGTGcctctggcggtggcgccgtctTTCATGACGAGGGGAACCTCTGCCTCTGCTTCATCACGCACCGCACGCGCTATGCACCGGAGAAGACAATCCAGCTGATCCGCCTTGGGCTCTGTGTGAATTATGCGATCGACCCTGCACGGCTGACCACGACAAGGCGGCACGACCTCTTCTTGGACGGAAAAAAGATCACCGGATCTGCAATGCGGGTGCAGCGCGAAATTGCGTACCACCACTGCACGCTGCTCGTCGATACCCCACTGGCGTCGCTCGGTCGCTACCTTCACCCCGAAGGGGAGTACGTGGCGTTCAAGACGTCGTCGGTGGGCTCGGTGCGAAGCCCTGTCACCACACTCGCGGAGTCGGTCCACATTGCGAGTGGGCAGGGCGCCATGGCCTCACTCAAGAGGAACATGGCGGAGTTTTTTCTAACTGAGGGTGATCGAGTGCtggaagcagcggcaccgtggGAGCTCGACGTGAGGGAGCTGCGGCAGTCCTTCGCCACCGCACGTCACTGCTGCGCGGacacgcctctcttttcccttgaTGTTGTCGGAGCCGTCGCGGCGGACATGTCTTTCATCGAGGGCGAGGGCAGGCGGGCGGCCAGTGGTGACCTCGCCACCCTTGGCGAGGCGGTTCACAAGGCTGCGTCGAAGGACTGGGCCTACGCGATGCCAGCCTTCACATCCACGGTGctcctcagcagcggtgagctccagcggcgcctACAAGCGCTTTCCGTTTGGCCGGATGTAGTGCGGCTATCCTCTCTCGCGGAGGAGCAGTTgctggcggcactgcagcaatGTGTCTTTGCGGACTTGGTCGGCTGCGGGGAAGTCGTGGCAGAGACCGAAGTGGGGTTGCACCTGCTTACCACAGTCGAGCATCGCCTCGTCACATCCGTTACTGTGAGACGCGCGCCGTCGACAGATGCCGCTACTCGTGCTGTGGCGCCCTTGGGCGGGTACTCGGGAGGATGGGTGGAGAGGTACCTTTCGGCCCTGCTGGTTGGCCACGCTTGTGATGCCGCTGTCGAAGGCCTGGAGAGCCTTGGCGACATCACAGCAGTCGTGCAGGGCCTCCTGCACGAGACGGGGTCACTCTGCCCCGAACTGCCCGACGTAGCCCGCGACGCGGCGTTGCTAATGGTAGCGCGAGTGCTTCTGAATGTGTGGCGTGATAAGAATGTCTTTGATCTCTCGCGCTAA
- a CDS encoding putative methionine-S-sulfoxide reductase, giving the protein MPTTARATFAAGCYWGTEHLFTKKFKDGIVSHKVGFMGGVEREGLGYSDVTKGNTGHAEVLDLVYDPDKVSFEDLLSFFFRMHNSTTLNRQGGDVGTNYRSAIFYYNDEQKTAAENYIARLNGSDEKLHAAFTKAFGGGPCVTTLEKAGIFYPAHEAHQNYIEKHPNGYCAHRIYF; this is encoded by the coding sequence ATGCCCACGACTGCTCGAGCCACCTTCGCCGCCGGCTGCTACTGGGGCACAGAGCACTTGTTTACAAAGAAATTCAAGGATGGGATCGTTTCTCACAAGGTCGGCTTCATGGGCGGCGTTGAGAGGGAAGGGTTGGGCTACTCTGACGTCACGAAGGGCAACACCGGCCACGCCGAGGTGCTCGACTTGGTGTACGACCCCGATAAAGTGTCGTTCGAGGAtctgctctccttcttcttccgcATGCACAACTCAACGACGCTGAACCGGCAGGGGGGCGACGTCGGCACTAACTACCGTAGTGCCATCTTCTACTACAACGATGAGCAAAAGACCGCAGCGGAGAACTACATCGCCAGATTGAACGGTAGCGATGAGAAGCTTCACGCCGCCTTCACCAAGGCCTTTGGCGGGGGACCCTGCGTAACAACCCTCGAAAAAGCGGGTATTTTCTACCCGGCGCACGAGGCACATCAAAACTACATCGAGAAGCACCCGAATGGCTACTGCGCGCACCGCATCTATTTCTAA
- a CDS encoding putative delta-5 fatty acid desaturase, with amino-acid sequence MAPDSALPHQPNEVLIDGVLYDCLNFRHPGGSILKYYLGSGDATETYRQFHMKLPRADKYLKLLPHRPAPPQHNVNVEEQKRLAKLSRDFKELQDACVEEGLFDPSWPHIFYRFSELILMHVVGFYILFRLSLLWPIALVILGVAEGRCGWWMHEAGHYSVTGIPWLDIKIQEVLYGLGDGMSASWWRSQHNKHHATPQKHHHDVDLETLPLVAFNTIIARRGRRSVNIRRWISLQRYLFAPVTCSLVALYWQLFLHVRHAMRTRRYTEGAAILCRWIAVGVICHKLQVSFWQGLGGVLFSQAFGAAYIFISFALNHTHLPMLPEDQHAHFVEYAAVYTMNVTPSWLVTWFMGYLNYQVEHHLFPSMPQFRFVQLAPRVRRLFEENGLTYDSRPYAKSLQTTFKNLSDVAEFIVAGK; translated from the coding sequence ATGGCCCCGGACAGCGCCCTTCCACACCAGCCGAATGAAGTGCTGATCGATGGTGTCCTTTATGATTGCCTCAACTTCCGGCATCCGGGCGGCAGCATTCTGAAATACtacctcggcagcggtgatgcTACCGAGACGTACCGGCAGTTCCACATGAAGCTGCCCAGGGCTGACAAGTACCTaaagctgctgccgcaccgcccagcgccgccgcagcacaacGTTaacgtggaggagcagaagcgaCTGGCAAAACTCTCGCGGGACTTCAAAGAACTGCAGGATGCctgtgtggaggagggcctTTTCGACCCCAGCTGGCCGCACATTTTCTACCGCTTCTCTGAGCTAATATTGATGCACGTTGTTGGCTTTTACATACTCTTCCGTCTTTCACTGCTGTGGCCCATCGCGCTGGTCATCCTTGGGGTGGCGGAGGGACGCTGTGGCTGGTGGATGCATGAGGCGGGCCACTACAGCGTCACCGGCATCCCGTGGCTCGACATCAAGATCCAGGAAGTACTCTACGGTCTTGGAGACGGAATGAGTGCGTCGTGGTGGCGGTCGCAACATAATAAGCATCACGCTACGccgcagaagcaccaccacgacgtCGACCTcgagacgctgccgctcgtcGCGTTCAACACGATCATCGCGCGCCGCGGCCGAAGGAGTGTGAACATTCGCCGCTGGATTTCACTGCAGAGGTACCTCTTCGCTCCGGTCACTTGCTCGCTTGTGGCCCTCTACTGgcagctcttcctccacgTTCGCCACGCCATGCGCACACGACGCTACACGGAGGGCGCCGCTATCCTGTGCCGCTGGATCGCAGTGGGCGTTATCTGCCACAAGCTGCAGGTCTCGTTCTGGCAAGGCCTCGGCGGTGTTCTCTTCTCCCAGGCCTTCGGTGCCGCCTACATCTTCATCAGCTTTGCCCTCAACCACACCCACCTGCCAATGCTTCCAGAGGATCAACACGCGCACTTCGTGGAGTACGCAGCCGTCTACACCATGAACGTGACGCCATCGTGGCTCGTGACGTGGTTCATGGGCTACCTCAACTACCAGGTGGAGCACCACTTGTTCCCCAGCATGCCGCAATTCCGCTTTGTCCAGCTGGCACCGAGAGTGCGGAGGCTTTTCGAGGAGAACGGCCTGACGTATGACTCGCGTCCCTATGCGAAGTCGCTCCAGACAACCTTCAAAAACCTCAGCGACGTGGCCGAGTTCATCGTCGCCGGGAAGTAA
- a CDS encoding putative RNA-editing complex protein encodes MRRIAVATCQRRWLASTLLPRGGKCVTPRPGRRTILDTAAPLITPVREVYCTAACYASKDAQYQCGECGKTFRLLNALNHHIMTRHGNNAKALMKREGKLVPIEADALRGGAHSESLFSPATTTNAAAASPSPVSGGGASPFPGHFAAPFAATTASSMGEVASSSVSPVTATATTGGATPSNGENGGSAEGSAADTEKRMFVCTVCQKTFRLEAALQHHYQAKHNMDMPTTVSPLSPQGGASTAPVTGGASVSIPGAPAGAAAGGGAATFRGVVADGTAAPANAAGFSAAQYVRQQEGALPDAPQYHLDVAPNAPEEGDIAAHWRCVNVCVLMGDVQEVEEGYVFQDHVLQFTLATEFAAPAPGDPDTDFHTVRVYGHNFWCPLKADMQAGGRFLVTGRLCMVPQFDTQLKKYYHYPVIQVFPGSGTVVRV; translated from the coding sequence ATGAGGCGAATTGCCGTGGCAACATGTCAGCGACGGTGGTTGGCCTCAACGCTGCTGCCCCGCGGCGGTAAGTGCGTAACGCCACGGCCTGGGCGGCGCACCATTCTCGATACCGCGGCGCCTCTTATCACCCCAGTCCGCGAAGTGTACTGCACGGCGGCTTGCTACGCATCGAAAGATGCGCAATATCAGTGTGGCGAGTGCGGGAAGACGTTCCGCCTCTTGAACGCCCTCAATCACCATATCATGACTCGTCACGGCAACAATGCAAAGGCACtgatgaagagagagggcaagcTGGTGCCCATTGAAGCAGATGCGCTCAGGGGTGGGGCACACAGTGAGTCCTTATTCTCGCCCGCTACCACTACGAatgccgccgcggcgtctccctctccagtctccggcggcggcgcctcgcCATTTCCAGGGCACTTCGCCGCCCCATTCGCTGCCACAACTGCATCATCCATGGGCGAGGTGGCCTCGTCCTCTGTCTCACCAGTCACCGCCACTGCTACCACCGGTGGCGCCACTCCAAGCAATGGCGAGAATGGGGGCAGCGCCGAGGGGTCCGCTGCGGACACAGAGAAGCGCATGTTCGTCTGCACGGTGTGTCAGAAGACGTTTCGGCttgaggcggcgctgcagcaccactaTCAGGCAAAACACAACATGGACATGCCAACCACCGTCTCGCCTCTGTCTCCTCAGGGCGGCGCGAGCACGGCACCAGTGACCGGCGGTGCTTCCGTGTCCATTCCTGGAGcgcctgctggtgctgctgctggtggtggtgctgccacgTTTCGTGGTGTAGTCGCAGACGGTACTGCAGCTCCTGCGAACGCTGCTGGCTTCAGCGCTGCGCAGTAtgtgcggcagcaggagGGAGCGCTGCCTGATGCCCCGCAGTACCACCTTGATGTGGCTCCGAACGCCCCGGAGGAGGGCGACATTGCCGCGCACTGGCGCTGCGTGAACGTATGCGTGCTGATGGGCGACgtgcaggaggtggaggaggggtaTGTCTTCCAGGATCACGTACTGCAGTTCACCTTGGCGACCGAGTTTGCTGCCCCGGCTCCTGGCGACCCCGACACTGATTTTCACACGGTGCGCGTCTACGGGCACAACTTTTGGTGCCCGCTGAAGGCGGACATGCAGGCTGGCGGTCGGTTTCTTGTCACGGGGAGGCTGTGCATGGTGCCGCAGTTCGATACACAGCTGAAGAAGTATTACCACTATCCCGTGATTCAGGTCTTTCCTGGGTCTGGTACCGTGGTTCGCGTTTGA